From Catharus ustulatus isolate bCatUst1 chromosome 17, bCatUst1.pri.v2, whole genome shotgun sequence, the proteins below share one genomic window:
- the RBPJL gene encoding recombining binding protein suppressor of hairless-like protein, with protein MEMDPQRQAGAAVPAEPLTHPCRPRSRSPPRCWLRSNPYQASLLQDSVRRYLQLPADQTVLILHAKVAQKSYGNEKRFFCPPPCVYLSGPGWKLKQEQIKARGLGEAGFRVCGYMGLDSMGSSLMETQKLSFEEQPDAKGFSCAKALYISDTDKRKHFRLVLKLFFSNGQEIGTFHSKLIKVISKPSQKKQSLKNTDLCISSGSKVSLFNRLRSQTVSTRYLSVEGGAFIASARQWAAFTLHLADERCPRSEFPLREGYIRYGSVVQLVCTATGVTLPPLIIRKVMKQYAMLDVDEPISQLHKCAFQFQGSDRMYLCLSTDKVIQFQASPCPKEANRELLNDGSCWTIISTETVEYTFSESLACVREPVSPVPLIAALQLTGGGDVAMLEVQGEYFHAHLKVWFGDVEAETMYRSPKSLVCVVPDVSAFGSDWRWLRYPITVPLLLIRDDGLIYSSSFTFTYTPEQSCIPGQQVLSDVPQDSDKLLDSIHQEFTRTNFHLFMQT; from the exons GAGCGGCGGTGCCCGCGGAGCCCCTCACTCACCCGTGCCGGCCGCGGAGCCGCTCCCCGCCGCGCTGCTGGCTCAG ATCCAACCCATACCAAGCCAGCCTGCTCCAGGACAGTGTGCGCAGGtacctgcagctgccagcagacCAGACCGTGCTGATCCTACACGCCAAAGTCGCACAGAAATCCTACGGCAACGAGAAAAG GTTTTTCTGTCCCCCACCTTGTGTTTACCTGAGTGGACCAGGATGGAAATTAAAGCAGGAGCAGATAAAAG CCAGGGgcctgggagaggctggatTTCGGGTGTGTGGGTACATGGGGCTGGACAGCATGGGCAGCAGCCTGATGGAGACCCAGAAGCTCAGCTTTGAGGAGCAGCCAGATGCAAAG GGGTTCAGCTGTGCCAAGGCCCTGTACATCTCGGACACGGACAAGCGCAAGCATTTCCGCCTGGTCCTCAAGCTCTTCTTCAGCAACGGGCAGGAGATCGGCACCTTCCACAGCAAACTCATCAAGGTCATCTCCAAACCCTCGCAGAAGAAGCAGTCACTGAAGAACACAGACC TCTGCATCTCCTCAGGCTCCAAAGTGTCCCTGTTCAACCGCCTGCGCTCCCAGACCGTCAGCACGCGGTACCTGTCTGTGGAGGGGGGAGCCTTCATCGCCAGCGCCAGGCAGTGGGCAGCCTTCACCCTCCACCTGG CCGACGAGCGCTGCCCGCGCAGCGAGTTCCCCCTGCGGGAAGGGTACATCCGCTACGGCTCCGTGGTCCAGCTGGTGTGCACGGCCACCGGTGTCACCCTGCCGCCCCTG ATCATCCGCAAGGTGATGAAGCAGTATGCCATGCTGGACGTGGATGAGCCCATCTCCCAGCTCCACAAGTGTGCCTTCCAGTTCCAGGGCAGTGACCGCATGTACCTGTGTCTCTCCACAGACAAAGTGATCCAGTTCCAG GCATCTCCCTGCCCAAAAGAAGCCAACCGGGAGCTGCTGAACGACGGCTCGTGCTGGACCATCATCAGCACAGAGACAGTGGAATACACCTTCAGCGAGAGCCTGGCCTGTGTGCGAGAGCCCGTCAGCCCCGTGCCACTCATCGCTGCCCTGCAG CTCACAGGTGGCGGGGACGTGGCCATGCTGGAGGTGCAGGGGGAGTATTTCCATGCACACCTCAAGGTCTGGTTTGGAGATGTGGAGGCAGAGACAATGTACAG GAGCCCCAAGTCCCTCGTGTGTGTCGTCCCTGATGTCTCTGCCTTCGGCAGTGACTGGAGGTGGCTGCGATATCCCATCACTGTCCCGCTCCTGCTGATCAGGGACGATGGCCTCATCTACTCCAGCTCGTTCACATTTACCTacaccccagagcagagctgcatcccagggcagcaggtccTCTCAGATGTTCCCCAGGACTCAGACAAATTACTCGACAGCATCCACCAGGAGTTTACCAGGACCAACTTCCACCTCTTCATGCAGACCTag